Genomic DNA from Pleurodeles waltl isolate 20211129_DDA chromosome 1_2, aPleWal1.hap1.20221129, whole genome shotgun sequence:
ACTGGCCTGCGCGCTATTGACGCCCAGATACATAGAGATGACTTGACAATAATGTTACAGGATGGTGGCCATGTTTGTTCGCCTTGGTACAAGACAGAAATCGAAGACAAACAACTTGAGAGATGCAAATAAACCAGAAATCCCGTCTCGCCATCAGTACAATGGGAGCAGAGGCAAATCATATATGCAGGGCTAACCTGTAAACGTACGATTGTTTAAAATAATATAAGAACGCTGTACACACTGTTAATATTCATTATTCCTGTTTGAACAAGTATTGGTTAgtcagcagtactgccaaacaacaGTGTTCATTGAAACAAGATACAAATGGCCACTGCCGAGTATAGGGCTTTATTCCGCTTACAAAGAAAAGAAGATGGATCTAATGGTTAAACTGACTCCAAGACATATTCATTAAAGTCTCCGGCCCACTGTTGACAATATATTTCAAACAAAGGAGGCCTGTTCCGGGAAATTAGGCACATTCTTCAAGAGTTAAGCTGGGCTCTACAGTCACTTATTTTTCAATGACGTTTCAATGCCAGTGACAGTAACTTTCCTCAGACAGGCTTGTAGTCCAGCTTGGACTCGAGCTTCTTGGAATCGGCCACCTTGCGCACGGCCTTCATAAAGTCTTCCTGTACTACGAAGTCGTGGTCAGCACGGATGGCAAACATGCCTGCCTCAGTGCAGACGTTGCGCAGGTCAGCGCCGTTGAAGCCGTCTGACAGCTTCACCACTGCCTCGTAGTCGATCTCGCCGTGCTTGGCGATCGGTGCGGCGTGGATCTTGAGAATATCTAGGCGTGCCTGCTCGTTGGGCAACTCGATGTGAATCTTGCGATCCAGACGACCAGGTCGCAAAAGCGCTGGGTCCAGCGTATCTGGGCGGTTGGTGGCCATGATCATCTTGACACGATGCAGAGTATCAAAGCCGTCCATCTGGTTAAGCAGCTCCATGAGGGTGCGCTGGATCTCGCGGTCGGCGGAAGTGCCCTCGGAGAAGCGGCGTCCGCCGATGGCATCGATCTCGTCCATGAAGATGATGCAAGGCTGGTGGTCGCGCGCATAGTTGAACATCTCGCGAATAAGGCGCGCACTCTCCCCAATATACTTGTCCACGATGGAACTGGAGACCACCTTAAGGAAGTTGCAGTCGAGCTGTGTGGCAACGGCGCGTGCCAGCAGCGTCTTACCGGTGCCAGGGGGCCCATAGAGCAGGCAGCCCTTGGGCGGCACGATGCCCACACGCTGGAAGAGCTCTGGGTTGGTGAGCGGCAGCTCGATAACCTCGCGCAGCTCCCGAATCTGCTCTGAGAGACCGCCGATCTCGGAGTAGGACACGTCTCCGGGGTCCTCGTGTGACATGTTGTAGACCAGAGGGTCCACCTCACGGGGCAGGTAACGCATGACGGTCAGCGTAGTCATGTCCAGAGCCACACGCGTTCCGGGCTTCAGCTTGGTGCGATCAAGCTGCCTGCGACAACCCACCACATAGCGCGGGCCATTGGTGGCCTTGACGATGAACTTCTCATCTGTGAGCTGCTTCAGCACCTCGCCCACAATCTGGCCTACGCTCTGAAGAGCCTTTAAGTCGTTCTCTGACTTCTCATACTGCTTGGTGAGCTCTCGTAGCTGCTCCCGAAGCTCCTTCAGCCGCCCATCGATTTCCTTATGCTCCAACAGCTTCTTGCGGTAATCCTGAAGCGCCTTTTCCCGTGGATCCGCCATGACAGTGAGCCAGCAGCTGCAGATCTGGACGGGAAAGATGCGCGCAGGGCACGCCGGGACAAAGGAATACAGAGAGGCATGCCGGGAAAATAACACTCTGTGAGTCACTACCTTTGAAACCATAGGAGGATTACGGACCAGTGTCTTCAGCATGGACATAGAAGAAGGAAATGACAGCCCCAGCTATTTACAAACTAGCGTACTAGTCGCACTCTTCTTCTAGCAGCAATGAGGTCTAGGAACGCGGGCTATGTTCTGCCACTGTCACTCTTGAAAATATCCTTTAGCAAGCAAACGATACTCCTTTTCATTGAACGAAACATCGTCATTAAGAACAGTTACAtagtttaatttgtatttatttatttaattataggTTTCTGTGAGTTTCATCGGTAACTGATAACGAGCTGAACCACATGAAAACTTAGAATATCGTAATGACATGCACGATGTAATTAGAAGAACAGATCTTAATTCAAGATGGACATCAGAACGAACACGCGTTATGAACGTTAGTTACCCAATTCTGTCGTAAAAAAAATACACCACTGGGCTATATGCGAAATCGAGGTACATGCCACTTTTTATTAAATTGCCCACTTTGAGTATATTTGATATGTCAAAATCGAACTTGTGGTTTCTCTCGGTTACACTGTTTTGCCCGTCTCTCACCACCCTACCCCCTCTTTCCCAGCCGTTCAAACGGGTAGAGTCCCGTTTCAAGATGTGCGCTGTATTCTTGACCGGGGGGTGCGCTTGCCTAATGCAATTCAAAAGCCTAGACCGCGCATTAACCGTTTCGAACAGTGACCATGTTAGACGTAGTTTAACGAAGTCACGTGCTATTGGGTGGGATTTAACCAGGCAGTTGTAGTCTCTTTTTGTTTTCATTGCCTTGCCCTTCTAGTCCGCCCCTTCAGACTGTAGTCTGTCTTCTGCAGGCTTCGCCAAGGCAGAGTTTACGGAGTCAGGGACGCAGAGTGTACATTCAGCATGGGTTATCCCCTCTGCATATATGCCCGGCAAGGTAAGAGTGGAATTGTGTGCTACTGCTGTTGTTTGACACAATTGTTTCATCTCGGCAACTTTGGCAGTGCTGTCTGTGTTTTGTTACTCTCTAACATTTTTTTAGTTTGCTCTATAATTGTATTTTACAGTTTGTCTCAGCGTGTGTACTGTAACCGCCACACACATGTAATCAATGGGTGTGTAGATAAAGATACCAGGCTCCTGCAACCTGACTCGGGGCTGCTTCGAGGAAGATGCTGCTGTCAGGGATTTTCTTGATCACCTTTTCTTCTGTCCATCTGCTGAGTGCTGTAGATATTGAGCCACGCAGACCCCTTCCCAACAAGGCATCACCAAAGTCGTTTACTAACGCGGTCTCACATTGCAAGCAGTAACAGCGGCCACTACCCTCCCCCGCTGGTTGCAGTAATCTGGGGGAAAGGTCATACATGCGCAACGCTGCAAATCTAACTGTTGACATTAAAGGCAATCACCGTATTTACGTTTTGTTAGTTTCGTGATAAATGTGCACTTTTGCCCTGCGTTCGTGCCATACTCGTACAGGTATTGCATGCATATGTATAAGGCGTAGAAAACAGCTAATTAATGGTTAACCGACCCGAACACGCACGATAGTAAAGTACACGTCTGTGTACGTGTGCTTTCAGTGATACCCAGTATTTTAAGAAACGCAATGATCTTTATTGTGTGGTATCGGAGATCTTTGTgcgtttatatttttgtgcatcagtAATAACACACTGCATTTTCTCACTCGTTTACACGTGCATTTTCACACTCAATTACACATGTATATATTGGTTTAGTACTATTGCTTTTGAAATAAATTCCCTGTGATGTGTAGAAATTGGTTTTTCTTATATGTGGTTACTAGCACTCAATTTAGGTATAAACAATGATTCTGTAGCTTCTGTAATCTCATATGCCAAAATGACGTATCTAAACTCTTGATTCTGGAGTGAGCTAGAAAACTCCTGTTCTGCTAAGGATGCTGTCCATTACTCTCCTGATTTCTGCTGCCCACTTGGGACTTAGGACAGTttatggttttgcatttctctgtATTGCCTTTTCATTGAGTCCCTGCAGCCACAAACATACCTCACATTGAACACTGTGTTTCAAAGTCACAAATGGAAATAATATAACTCTCACCTAATCGTGAATCAAAGTAACCACCGACTTAAAAGAGCAGAGATCCAATTGTAACAACGAGCTCCAATTCCAAGAAGACCACCAGGGCGTCTGGCACAAGTGGGAAAGGCACTAGCTCTAATGTATTAAACAAAGAGCAGGAGTCTTCCCTAACAAAGAGCACGGAGGTAATGAGGATTAAAATACTTCATGCAAAACTGGACAACATAGAAAAGAAACTCCTACTTGAGATCAGTGCAGTTAAGGACAGAGTTATAACACTCGAGCTAGCTGTAAAAAAAACATGACGGATACAATTCAGAATGATGACAAATTATACATCCAACCTAAGCCCGTCGTAGGAAATTACCCTTTTGAAGCAGGACCCCCAGTATTAAAACGGTCTAACAATGTGTTGCCAATTGGCGAGATGTAAAGTGTGTGCCTAACCAGAGACTTCCACAAGGTAGACCTCACTTTTTACCCCACACTATAGGGAGCTGAAATAGCGCTGCAACCAGTTGTAGCAAGTACtggaataatgtagattttccaagtcatttatgatggaaagtcttaattttattaaagacacggaggcgagtattatgctttatgctttcttttcctgctttattttgacAGCAGCCAAGACAGAAACACAAATCCCAAAGGTTTGCGTAACAGGCAACCAATGGGAGaacgagagaaataaactgacCAATCATGACACTATACACcataagatataccaatcctgactgcaggcagccctcttttcagcTGCGAGATAGTCAAGAGAATGATTTGAATAAAGGTAAAATTcaacaaattaaacatattgccATAACAAGTGCAAATAAGTCTTGAACTTTGTCCAGGGTAGTCGAGGAGGAGCACTTGACAGAATGATGAGTCGAGGAATCCAGCTTCAATGATGAATGGACTGAAGGCATAGTTTGAGTGGAAACTGCAACCGATGATTTAGTTTGGAGTAGACGCTGGGACGTTGGTAGTGACTAGAGGGTGGGAAAATAGAACAGCATTAATATTAtgagcggtgggataatactcgcctccgtgtctttaataaaattaagactttccatcaaatttcttggaaaatctacattttatgacaagaccggaggctcctattatgcttgtttaaagcatgttaatcacTACAGAAGTTGCTGTATCAACGTGTTTACAGTAAAAAGTGcgaaaaacaaaataatttgaccaatctgccgatcttagaatatcttccaaacgtgatccagcccaaaaggctttagacGCCATACCCCTCTAGCGGAATgggcccaaattttgaggtatcaATGCCCGCTAGTGACattacccatttaacccaacgagctaaggtaggggaagatacaggtttataaggtttcctgaaggaaattaagAGTTGAGAGGtagaagatgttctaagatcggcagtcttttgttcataaacctttaaacaatTTCCCATGCATAGTTTCGGGTAATTGGGGGGAAAAAAggatagaaaacagaagtaataTTGGTTTTAGTACGACGAGACACATTGAACAGTCCACCTGAAGGAGTAAAGTGACGAGCCGATATATCTAAGGCTTTGACATCAGACAAACGCTTGATGGACACtaaacaaagtaacattgttagtttagCTGAAAGCATCTTCAAAGACAATAAGTTATTATCCTGCCAGGATAGGAACAATTTAAGACCAGATTTACATCCCATAGAGCAGTATATTTGGGAAGGGGAGGGttggagaattttactcctttCAAAAGACGACAGATGATAGGATGTTCTCCTACAGGTTTCCCGTTTATGAAAGGATGATGTAGGGAGATAGCTGACCTATATAAATTAATGGTCCTGTAAGATTTGCCAGCACTAGCCTGAGAGGCAAGGAAGTTAACTATCAGActgagatctgctgaaaagggatcacatgcttttcccagacaccagctagaccagatggaccaagctgatttgtaagccttggaagtacccggagcccaggaattgttgatgtagGTTGAAGCCTCGAGCGAACttcctggataagatgaggaagacctgaaactttccaggcagataGGAGAAGGGATTTGCTGAGAATGAGATCGTGAGGGAGACCTTGTGGATTGAGAAGGAGAGATGGGAAGGAGGAAAGGAGTATTGGGAAGTCGATCGATAATTTGAGAAGAGGAGGGTACCACACTTGAGATTGCCACAACGGAACGACTAGCACTACTGTGGCTTTTTGACGACGAAGATGAGCGAGTactctgttgatcatgatgaaaggaggaaaggcataatttatTGCCTGGGACCACTGTTGAAGAAATGCATCGGTTGCTAAAGCTTGAGGAtcgggtctccagctgaagaaaagAGGAAGTTGAGTATTTAGACGGGATGAGAAGAGGTCTATATGAAAGGGACCCCATTTGCGATGAAGAGAGTTGAAGACCGAAgagtgaagtttccaatcgctggagtcggaAAGATGACGCGAATACCAGTCTGCTACTGAATTGAGCgaacctggcaagtattctgctcGAACTGAAATTTTTCGATGGAGGCAGAACTCCCAGAAATTTTGGGCTAGTTCGGCTAGGGGTTTGGATTTGATACCGCCAAGATGATTGATATATTTGACTGCCGTGAGGTTGTTAATACGCAGAAGTACGGAacaatggactctgtttttggtaaagcttctgattgcaaaggagcctgcaagcatctctaaatagttgatgtgcaatgaagactcctgaagagaccatgtgcctccagtcgatatttgaccacaccttacgccccaacctgttaggcttgcatcagattctaagacaagatctggggctgaggcaaagatggttctgccattccaggcttctagatggtcgagccaccattgaagttctgtactgGATTCGAGatcgagggggatgaaatctgaataagcaagacctttgcggAGATGATGAATTTTCAACctctgaagagcccgataatgaagagggcctggaaatattgcttgaatcgaggaggagagaagacctacaatccttacaagagaccttagggagagagaagtctgctgtaaagatagggttatctctgATTTGATAGCTTTTATTTTTGACTCCGGGAGCTGTAGAAGGCCTCGGGAAGAATTGACTAGAAAACCTAGGAACTCCATGTTCTGTGAAGGAGTAAAAATCGATTTCTCTTTGTTGATTATAAATCCTAGATCTGAAAGGAGGGATATAGTGTAGGACAGTTGAGACCGAAGAATGGCGATGTCTTGATGCATGAGAAGTATGTCTTCTAGATATATTATCATCCTGAATGAAACCTTGAGACCGGAGAAGAGCTACTataggtttcattaacttggtgaaacaccaaggggctgaggaaagCCCGAAGGGCAGGCAAGTAAATTGATAGGTTCGATGTTGCCATTGAAACTGCAGAAACCTTCTGTGAGAATAATGAATAGGTACCGTtaaatatgcatcttgaaggtccagGCAGACCATCCAGTCGTTCAGTAGAAGCGAGTCTCttagatgcagaattgtttccatcttgaaatgtcgataaacAACAAATTGGTTGAATTGtctgaggttgatgactggtctgatctttttgtttttcctgattaCTAAAATCAGGGGGCTTATAAAACTGAGAGGAAGAGGACGAGCTGGTTGGATAGCTCGTTTTCGAAGTAGATCTTGAATTTCGGCAGAAATGAGATTTGACATCTCTTCTGCGAAGatgagaggaggaaggggagagggtTGGAAGGGAGTCTCGTAAAATTCTATTAAGTATCTTTTGACTGTGTTGAGAACCCAAGGGTCTGCAGTGATCTCTTTCCATTTGTGCAGAAAAAACTTTAGACGACCCCCTACAGAaagatggccagaagattggcttacCTGAATTGTTATATGACTTGCGCTGGTTCCTGCCTCTGAACCCTCTTGAACGTTGGGGGTAGA
This window encodes:
- the PSMC6 gene encoding 26S proteasome regulatory subunit 10B; translation: MADPREKALQDYRKKLLEHKEIDGRLKELREQLRELTKQYEKSENDLKALQSVGQIVGEVLKQLTDEKFIVKATNGPRYVVGCRRQLDRTKLKPGTRVALDMTTLTVMRYLPREVDPLVYNMSHEDPGDVSYSEIGGLSEQIRELREVIELPLTNPELFQRVGIVPPKGCLLYGPPGTGKTLLARAVATQLDCNFLKVVSSSIVDKYIGESARLIREMFNYARDHQPCIIFMDEIDAIGGRRFSEGTSADREIQRTLMELLNQMDGFDTLHRVKMIMATNRPDTLDPALLRPGRLDRKIHIELPNEQARLDILKIHAAPIAKHGEIDYEAVVKLSDGFNGADLRNVCTEAGMFAIRADHDFVVQEDFMKAVRKVADSKKLESKLDYKPV